One stretch of Psilocybe cubensis strain MGC-MH-2018 chromosome 6, whole genome shotgun sequence DNA includes these proteins:
- a CDS encoding putative Na(+)/H(+) antiporter C3A11.09, with the protein MNASPDSRICSIFDCWYRGLFFEVSTPHIIYAVLGAFIVIFGMFSLFLRERLYIGEAIWAFIFGVIIGPYCADIFNPRAWSSSSDPSVIEQTTNEITLEFTRVVLAIGVFAIGVELPKAYMLKHWKSLMFLLVPVMTWGWFVSAAFIFALVPGLNFLSSLAVAACLTPTDPILAAAVVGGKWADKHVPAHIRHLLAAESGCNDGAAFPFLYLALYLTIDRTTGIAVRDWFLVLWLYQVILGVIIGCFLGFGFRHLMKFCQRHDLIDRHSYVAQYVSLAMLTIGVTTLLGSDDLLAAFFCGTAFAWDGFFNKQTEESVFSSVVDTLFNIAAFIYVGAWMPFNKFNDAALTLSVWRLVLIALLVLVLRRLPVMMLLYKWIPDIKTFREAVFSGHFGPIGIGAVFISTLAIEILQHAREHAEAATTGSGGHEVNGDFGEETDQMRLLEDTIQPIVAFMVLCSITIHGLSIPGFSLGRRVHSVSRTWSRRDTMTNTSTRGGRVREPEWATQARRVTRAEDIVVNRDRDDMPRPARDVDLESGIVLEREKSTGSGSGSGTIDNDIDEEKTGNGYMAESGLSGDTRVASATPGGDGVHVEFVDSPGPATRIGTPDTTRPATPSAAATGGSGIGLGGLGATVADDQHRQQHRQAEDAHAHRQHPQIFGQPHHVRHPEQRAASDRDYAPDGGPVEDDGEQEHTVAEWIEGNQRVIETKRGPGSDVEVVVVDDGPSRSGANATPTARWQGKVHELEHDAEDIGRAISRRLSQIGTKKGAGHRAKETEEKGDILLSQAKQLEQERHQQERTQEVVPPALATVGGDTEEDSDAWVSDTDPAALSGSRAIPPRTTSPTSRAAKNAHARRGPPQHPKPTLGRASKPTGLARPGTADSFASLASNASSTNASPRVDASGNVLPPRNQRLENIRTGTHSSPGTRESSPSRNVRFVDYASQGRPGSSGTSVSASQSQQLPPPSVGAAETPLAAAGDEEDVDPDTGVGEERKGRSRSKRRFRRKGDDIV; encoded by the exons ATGAACGCCTCTCCTGATTCCCGCATCTGCTCTATTTTTGACTGCTGGTATCGAGGTCTCTTC TTTGAGGTGTCGACACCACACATTATCTATGCCGTCCTTGGGGCATTTATCGTTATC TTTGGCATGTTCTCGCTTTTCCTGCGTGAACGC CTGTACATAGGAGAAGCCATCTGGGCATTCATATTCGGAGTCATCATCG GCCCGTACTGCGCAGACATATTCAACCCACGCGCGTGGTCGTCCTCGTCGGATCCCAGCGTCATTGAGCAGACGACGAACGAGATCACGCTCGAGTTTACCCGCGTCGTGCTCGCCATCGGCGTCTTTGCGATCGGTGTCGAGCTCCCCAAGGCGTATATGCTTAAACACTGGAAGAGCCTGATGTTCCTCCTGGTGCCCGTTATGACCTGG GGATGGTTCGTCTCCGCCGCGTTCATATTCGCGCTTGTTCCAGGGCTCAACTTTCTCTCCTCCCTCGCTGTGGCGGCCTGTCTTACACCAACGGACCCTATCCTCGCCGCTGCTGTCGTCGGAGGAAAGTGGGCAGATAAGCATGTTCCAGCGCATATCCGCCACCTGCTCGCAGCGGAGAGCGGCTGCAACGACGGCGCTGCGTTCCCATTCCTCTACCTCGCACTGTACCTGACAATCGACCGTACGACGGGGATTGCTGTTAGAGATTGGTTTTTGGTTCTATGGCTTT ACCAAGTCATCCTGGGCGTTATCATAGGCTGCTTCCTGGGCTTCGGGTTTAGACACCTCATGAAGTTCTGCCAGCGGCACGACCTCATCGACAGACACTCCTACGTCGCACAATACGTCTCCCTTGCTATGCTCACCATTGGAGTCACCACGCTCCTAGGCTCCGACGACCTCCTCGcggccttcttctgcggcACCGCCTTTGCATGGGACGGGTTCTTCAATAAACAGACCGAAGAATCCGTCTTCTCATCCGTCGTCGACACGCTGTTCAATATCGCCGCGTTCATCTACGTCGGCGCGTGGATGCCATTCAACAAGTTCAACGACGCGGCACTGACGCTCAGCGTCTGGCGTCTCGTCCTCATTGCTTtactcgtgctcgtgctgcGCAGGCTCCCAGTGATGATGCTGTTGTACAAATGGATTCCGGACATCAAGACTTTCAGAGAGGCGGTGTTTTCAGGCCATTTCGGGCCTATTGGTATCGGTGCGGTGTTTATCTCGACGCTGGCCATTGAGATCCTGCAGCATGCACGCGAGCACGCCGAGGCGGCTACGACAGGCAGCGGCGGGCACGAAGTGAATGGCGACTTTGGAGAAGAGACCGACCAGATGCGTCTGTTGGAAGACACGATTCAGCCGATTGTCGCGTTCATGGTCCTGTGCTCCATTACAATCCATGGGCTGTCAATTCCTGGCTTTAGCTTGGGACGGCGTGTGCACAGTGTGTCGCGGACGTGGAGTCGGAGAGATACGATGACAAACACGAGCACACGCGGTGGAAGGGTCAGAGAACCCGAGTGGGCGACGCAGGCGCGCAGGGTGACGCGTGCAGAGGATATTGTTGTGAACAGGGATAGAGACGACATGCCCAGGCCTGCGCGGGACGTGGATCTGGAGAGCGGGATCGTCCTCGAGCGCGAAAAGTCCACAGgaagtgggagtgggagtggtaCGATTGACAACGATATCGACGAGGAGAAGACGGGGAATGGGTATATGGCTGAGTCAGGGCTCAGCGGCGACACACGCGTTGCGTCGGCGACCCCTGGGGGTGATGGGGTGCATGTCGAATTTGTGGATAGTCCTGGCCCTGCGACGCGCATTGGGACGCCAGATACGACGAGGCCTGCTACGCCCTCTGCGGCTGCTACAGGTGGTTCTGGAATTGGACTGGGAGGCTTGGGAGCCACCGTTGCTGATGATCAACATCGGCAACAACACCGACAAGCTGAAGATGCACACGCACATCGCCAGCACCCGCAGATATTTGGCCAGCCGCACCATGTACGACACCCTGAGCAGAGAGCAGCATCTGATAGAGATTACGCACCTGATGGAGGGCCTGTAGAGGACGATGGCGAGCAGGAGCATACGGTCGCCGAGTGGATTGAGGGTAACCAGCGAGTGATCGAGACCAAGAGAGGTCCTGGTAGCGAT GTTGaagttgtcgtcgtcgatgatgGTCCGAGTCGTTCAGGAGCGAATGCTACGCCTACGGCGCGATGGCAGGGGAAAGTACACGAACTTGAGCATGATGCGGAGGATATTGGACGCGCTATTTCACGGCGGTTGAGTCAGATTGGAACAAAAAAGGGTGCTGGACATCGTGCCAAGGAGACTGAAGAAAAGGGGGATATTTTGTTAAGCCAGGCAAAGCAGCTCGAACAAGAACGGCATCAACAAGAGAGGACGCAGGAGGTCGTACCACCAGCGCTAGCTACCGTAGGAGGGGACACAGAGGAGGATTCGGATGCTTGGGTGTCAGATACCGACCCAGCGGCTTTATCAGGCTCCAGAGCGATCCCGCCGCGCACGACGAGCCCGACAAGCCGTGCCGCCAAGAACGCACATGCTCGACGGGGGCCTCCTCAGCATCCCAAGCCGACGCTAGGCAGAGCTTCCAAGCCGACTGGGCTCGCGCGCCCAGGGACTGCAGACTCGTTTGCGTCACTTGCGTCCAATGCATCGAGCACGAACGCATCGCCGAGGGTGGATGCTAGTGGAAATGTTCTGCCGCCGCGCAACCAGCGCTTGGAGAATATACGCACGGGGACGCACTCTAGTCCTGGGACGAGGGAGAGCTCGCCGTCTAGGAATGTAAGATTTGTTGATTATGCTTCGCAAGGAAGGCCAGGAAGCAGTGGTACTTCTGTATCTGCTTCTCAAAGTCAACAGCTGCCTCCACCGTCTGTAGGTGCGGCTGAAACTCCACTTGCTGCAGCaggagatgaggaggatgttgaccCAGATACCGGTGTCGGTGAAGAGAGAAAGGGCAGGAGTAGAAGCAAACGGAGGTTTAGGAGGAAAGGTGATGATATCGTCTAA
- a CDS encoding Glutathione S-transferase-like protein ustS: MTIVLYDVPSSLPGKIWNPNVCKARFSLNVKGIPFTTHWVEYPEIEPQSKKLGALPTRKKADGSPMYTVPFIHDLSTGAVIADSILIAEYLEKTYPATPKLFPNGTRALQAAMGDSIFPTLEVILCVTYPEMMPRFTPATMDHATPILERVRTKNRAEDWKKLKECMDKINGWYARNDESGTYIFGETPTWADIVLAAWLFYARRALDEDSENWKDICSWNDGRWKRFTDAFRRYEGL; this comes from the exons ATGACGATTGTTCTATACGACGTACCGTCTTCTTTGCCAGGTAAAATATGGAACCCGAATGTTTGCAAAGCAAG GTTCTCTCTCAACGTTAAAGGCATACCATTTACAACGCACTGGGTTGAATATCCCGAAATAGAGCCACAAAGCAAGAAACTAGGCGCGCTTCCAACCAGGAAGAAGGCAGACGGCAGTCCGATGTACACAGTGCCCTTCATACACGACCTTTCCACAGGCGCCGTCATCGCCGACTCCATACTCATTGCCGAGTACCTCGAGAAAACATACCCAGCTACCCCCAAACTGTTCCCAAACGGCACCCGCGCTCTGCAGGCCGCTATGGGCGACAGTATTTTCCCAACATTAGAGGTCATCCTTTGCGTCACATATCCGGAGATGATGCCTCGCTTCACGCCTGCCACGATGGACCATGCGACGCCTATACTGGAGCGGGTACGGACTAAAAACCGTGCGGAAGACTGGAAGAAACTGAAAGAGTGTATGGATAAGATCAATGGGTGGTATGCCCGCAACGACGAGAGTGGGACGTATATTTTTGGCGAAACTCCAACGTGGGCGGATATTGTCTTGGCTGCATGGTTGTTTTATGCTAGGCGCGCGTTGGATGAGGATAGTGAGAACTGGAAAGATATTTGCTCCTGGAACGATGGCCGGTGGAAAAGATTCACAGACGCATTCCGGAGATACGAGGGGTTGTAG
- a CDS encoding Glutathione S-transferase-like protein ustS gives MSRSTEVLYSNDDYLVRYPVHSPRKYMVSQHLQDKGLEFTTEFVEYPDIEPVCKELGVKPTSKKEDGTDLYTLPAIYDPSTGVYVADSFPIAQYLDKTYPDTPPIFPRNTVGLHRAFTLSFAQHIEPLWDFIIPYTCFMLNPRSSEYFRRTREASFGKTMEELIPKGDGAVGNWDVLREGFSKIAYVYSFTDDMGPFLMGDEITWGDLLLCSFLSWMKIVWGEDDQKWKDVMKWDGGRWERLFNDLQKYAV, from the exons ATGTCCCGTTCAACAGAAGTCTTGTATTCCAATGACGATTATCTTGTACGATATCCCGTCCACTCGCCCAGGAAATATATGGTCTCCCAACACCTTCAAGACAAG GGCCTCGAATTCACAACCGAATTCGTTGAGTACCCCGACATTGAGCCCGTTTGCAAAGAATTGGGCGTTAAACCCACCTCCAAGAAAGAGGATGGTACCGATCTCTACACTTTGCCCGCCATCTACGACCCTTCTACAGGCGTATACGTCGCCGACTCCTTCCCAATCGCCCAATACCTTGACAAAACGTACCCCGACACGCCACCAATTTTCCCTCGCAACACGGTAGGCCTGCACCGCGCATTCACACTCTCATTCGCACAGCACATTGAACCCCTCTGGGATTTTATCATACCATACACATGCTTCATGCTGAACCCGCGCAGCAGCGAGTATTTCCGACGTACAAGGGAGGCGTCGTTTGGAAAAACGATGGAAGAGCTTATTCCCAAGGGAGACGGAGCGGTCGGGAATTGGGACGTGCTCCGGGAAGGGTTTAGCAAGATCGCGTATGTATACTCGTTCACGGATGATATGGGGCCGTTCCTCATGGGAGACGAGATTACATGGGGCGATCTTTTGCTGTGTTCCTTCCTCTCGTGGATGAAGATCGTCTGGGGAGAGGACGACCAGAAGTGGAAGGATGTTATGAAATGGGACGGTGGAAGATGGGAACGACTGTTCAACGATCTGCAGAAGTATGCAGTTTAG